One window of Candidatus Nitrospira kreftii genomic DNA carries:
- a CDS encoding hypothetical protein (conserved protein of unknown function): MKLRLDLKLSQKLIMTPQLQQAIKLLQLSRLELQQSLTQHLLENPLLDELQSDGEENESSSNDEKAEEASAVAGQEQASTVETPEERGSPEEFSASGWEEYFGRDRRDGQSEYSGGSDDFPSYEQTVAKATSLEEHLLWQLSLSALSDRDKELGRLIIGNLDDDGYLRIPLTEVVAGSTFTETEVESVLRDIQTFDPTGVAARDLAECLLLQLGHLGRNPFGSLGSPPGALKGSVIESIIQHHLKDLERRQYAKIAKTLNVTIEEVFQATKIIGELEPKPGRPFTNTQNYVIVPDVFVVKNEGEWVVLLNDDGLPRMRISPYYKQLISSGQGGTPETKAYMDEKLRAAQWVIRSIEQRNRTIVKVVSSIVKFQEQFFEQGVQYLKPLVLKQVAEDIGMHESTISRVTANKYMYCPQGMLELKYFFNAGLQRTDEPSSMHSSVSVRDMIKNMVAEEDGKRPLKDEEIAGRLRTQGVLIARRTVAKYRAELNIASASQRKRFF; this comes from the coding sequence ATGAAATTGCGCCTGGATCTGAAACTTAGTCAGAAGTTGATCATGACGCCGCAGTTGCAGCAGGCAATTAAACTGTTGCAATTGTCACGACTTGAGTTGCAACAAAGCCTGACCCAACACCTGTTGGAGAATCCTTTACTGGATGAGCTCCAATCTGATGGAGAAGAAAATGAGTCCTCTAGCAATGATGAGAAAGCAGAGGAAGCTTCAGCCGTGGCAGGACAGGAACAGGCAAGTACAGTAGAAACACCGGAAGAACGAGGGTCTCCGGAGGAATTTTCAGCATCCGGGTGGGAAGAATACTTCGGTAGAGATCGGAGAGACGGACAGTCTGAATACTCCGGAGGGTCTGATGATTTCCCATCTTATGAACAGACGGTAGCAAAGGCGACGTCCCTTGAAGAGCATCTCCTCTGGCAGTTGTCCCTGTCTGCGCTTTCCGATCGAGACAAAGAGCTTGGTCGTTTAATTATTGGTAATCTTGATGATGATGGCTATCTTCGAATTCCTTTGACCGAGGTTGTGGCTGGTTCTACTTTTACGGAAACTGAGGTCGAATCTGTGCTCAGGGACATTCAGACTTTTGATCCCACTGGAGTTGCCGCAAGGGATCTGGCGGAATGCCTTTTGCTACAACTTGGACATTTGGGTCGCAACCCATTCGGTTCACTTGGCTCTCCTCCCGGAGCACTCAAAGGATCGGTGATTGAAAGCATTATTCAGCATCATCTAAAGGACTTAGAGAGGCGGCAGTATGCAAAAATTGCTAAGACCTTAAACGTCACTATCGAGGAAGTGTTCCAGGCTACAAAGATCATCGGTGAGCTCGAGCCCAAACCGGGGAGACCATTCACCAATACTCAGAACTATGTGATCGTACCAGATGTCTTTGTCGTCAAGAATGAAGGGGAGTGGGTTGTTCTGTTGAACGATGATGGTCTCCCACGGATGAGGATCAGCCCGTACTACAAGCAGCTCATTTCCTCAGGGCAGGGTGGAACCCCAGAAACCAAAGCGTATATGGATGAGAAGCTGCGGGCCGCTCAATGGGTCATTCGAAGCATTGAGCAGCGCAATAGGACCATTGTCAAGGTGGTGTCGAGCATTGTGAAATTTCAGGAGCAATTTTTTGAGCAAGGCGTGCAGTACCTCAAGCCTTTGGTCCTCAAGCAGGTGGCAGAAGATATTGGAATGCACGAATCCACGATTAGCCGTGTGACAGCGAACAAGTATATGTATTGTCCGCAGGGTATGTTGGAGCTCAAATATTTCTTCAATGCCGGGCTTCAGCGGACTGATGAACCATCGAGCATGCATTCCTCTGTATCCGTTAGAGATATGATAAAAAACATGGTGGCAGAAGAGGATGGAAAACGTCCTTTGAAAGATGAGGAGATTGCGGGTAGGCTTCGTACCCAAGGCGTCCTCATCGCTAGGAGGACCGTGGCTAAGTATAGAGCTGAATTGAATATTGCATCAGCCAGTCAACGCAAACGATTCTTTTGA
- a CDS encoding Ribosome hibernation promoting factor has product MNLRITGRHMDVTPALRSYVEARFGRLDRYGLKVGSLQIVLGVEKLQHKAEVTGAVSGKRIQAKTSTSEMYATIDALVDRVDAQFRKWKDRLANHKPAKSKKPVIM; this is encoded by the coding sequence ATGAACTTGAGAATCACGGGTCGGCACATGGATGTTACCCCAGCCCTGAGAAGCTATGTGGAAGCACGATTTGGTCGCCTGGATCGCTATGGGTTGAAGGTCGGATCACTTCAGATCGTGCTGGGAGTTGAGAAGCTACAGCATAAGGCTGAAGTCACTGGTGCTGTGAGCGGGAAGCGGATACAAGCCAAGACATCAACTTCGGAGATGTATGCCACCATTGATGCGCTCGTTGACCGTGTGGACGCGCAGTTTCGAAAGTGGAAAGATCGTCTGGCAAATCACAAACCGGCCAAATCGAAGAAGCCAGTAATTATGTGA
- a CDS encoding Pilus assembly protein PilM, with amino-acid sequence MMSSLKKLVETDIISMLTPRRQLVGLDIGSSAIKAAQLKESKGRYFLQKFGVKPLEPEVIVDGTVMDEGRVVAAIRELFDEANIKNKHVAISISGHAVIVKKINLPPMPDEELEGQVKLAAEQYIPFDINEVNIDFHVLPPDLSSDGQGDMAVILVAAKKDKINELTELVKAAGLIPMVMDVDAFAIENMHAINYPMAQEETTALVNLGASVMNVNIIRAGSSLFTRDIPLGGNRYTEAIQREMGLSFEEAEESKKNDRAGDSSGVSVGNVIDSVNAEVAAEIARTVDYFKNSTANSELSRVLLCGGVARAKGLIQQLGDRMQLSVEMADPFAEIDIAGCDVDPDLLADMAPSAAVGVGLALRAVGDR; translated from the coding sequence ATGATGAGTTCACTTAAGAAGCTCGTAGAGACCGACATTATCTCAATGCTGACTCCTCGTCGCCAACTTGTTGGGCTGGACATTGGTTCAAGCGCGATCAAGGCTGCTCAGCTGAAGGAAAGTAAGGGGCGGTATTTTCTGCAAAAGTTTGGGGTCAAACCACTCGAGCCTGAGGTGATAGTTGACGGGACTGTCATGGATGAAGGCCGTGTCGTTGCGGCTATCCGAGAGCTATTCGATGAAGCAAACATCAAGAATAAACACGTGGCTATCTCGATTTCAGGACATGCCGTCATCGTCAAGAAGATTAATCTGCCGCCCATGCCGGATGAGGAATTGGAAGGCCAGGTAAAGCTAGCTGCCGAACAATATATCCCCTTCGACATCAACGAAGTCAACATCGACTTCCATGTATTGCCACCGGATCTATCGAGCGATGGACAGGGCGATATGGCGGTAATTCTGGTGGCTGCCAAGAAAGATAAAATCAACGAGCTGACGGAACTTGTGAAGGCAGCGGGGCTGATTCCAATGGTCATGGACGTCGATGCCTTTGCGATCGAAAATATGCATGCGATCAATTATCCGATGGCACAGGAAGAAACAACAGCTCTGGTCAATCTTGGTGCCAGTGTGATGAATGTCAACATCATTCGAGCAGGGTCATCCTTGTTTACCCGGGATATTCCTTTGGGTGGCAACCGCTATACCGAGGCGATTCAACGGGAAATGGGGTTGTCGTTCGAAGAGGCTGAAGAGAGTAAGAAAAATGACCGAGCCGGTGATTCCAGTGGAGTCTCAGTCGGCAACGTCATCGACAGTGTGAATGCGGAAGTTGCGGCGGAGATAGCCAGGACTGTGGACTACTTCAAGAATTCAACCGCCAATTCCGAGCTTAGTCGTGTGCTGCTTTGTGGTGGTGTGGCCAGGGCGAAGGGATTGATTCAGCAGCTTGGTGATCGGATGCAACTTTCTGTGGAAATGGCAGATCCGTTTGCAGAAATCGACATCGCTGGGTGCGATGTCGATCCTGACCTCCTGGCCGATATGGCTCCGTCTGCAGCTGTCGGTGTCGGGTTAGCACTGAGAGCGGTGGGTGACAGATGA
- a CDS encoding hypothetical protein (conserved protein of unknown function), giving the protein MIRINLLPGGPKGRPAKPQYDVRAQALLGVGVILITLAGCWWYSSSLDDELEARQEEKQDKEKQVAQLKEQVKQVQDFEQRKKLLEDKNRIIDQLEQSRMGPVKVLDHVSQSLEPLKVWLTRLGVASETVELEGKALTNDDVVEFVNNLRRTDYFTGINLQESKATVENKINLYQFRLAFRLKGS; this is encoded by the coding sequence ATGATTCGAATTAACCTACTGCCCGGTGGGCCAAAGGGACGACCAGCGAAGCCTCAATATGATGTTCGTGCACAGGCATTACTTGGCGTGGGAGTCATCCTGATCACGTTGGCTGGCTGTTGGTGGTATTCATCCTCCTTAGACGACGAACTTGAGGCTCGGCAAGAGGAAAAGCAGGATAAGGAAAAGCAAGTTGCACAGCTCAAGGAGCAGGTCAAGCAGGTCCAGGACTTTGAGCAAAGGAAAAAGCTTCTGGAGGATAAGAATCGCATTATTGACCAGCTTGAGCAGTCAAGAATGGGACCCGTGAAAGTCCTGGATCATGTGAGTCAAAGTTTGGAGCCTCTTAAGGTATGGCTCACGCGACTGGGTGTAGCCTCCGAAACGGTTGAACTGGAGGGGAAGGCATTAACGAACGACGACGTGGTTGAATTCGTTAATAACTTGCGCCGCACGGATTACTTTACCGGCATCAATCTGCAGGAGAGTAAAGCCACGGTCGAAAACAAGATCAATCTGTACCAGTTCCGCTTAGCCTTCCGGCTAAAGGGGTCATGA
- a CDS encoding hypothetical protein (conserved protein of unknown function): MMALPQVNLDALRNVPATQKAALLFLLVGGIIAAFYFYIAEPKSEIIVVLEAENSKLESEIQTLTIKVKHLDELVAANKQLEIELAKKKERLPPEEEAIMLLKQVSDLGVRLGLDIRLWKPGAPTEDASKLFVKMPVNVEVAGVYHTAALFFDRINRLPRIITVSGLKIGSPKVEQGRIVSQTTFDLVAYAAPQEKPVSGTPAAGNVPNIAQAGK; the protein is encoded by the coding sequence ATGATGGCGTTGCCACAAGTCAATCTGGATGCACTTCGCAACGTGCCAGCTACGCAAAAGGCCGCGCTCTTATTCCTTCTCGTCGGGGGCATCATCGCAGCATTTTACTTTTACATCGCGGAACCTAAGTCTGAGATCATCGTTGTGCTGGAGGCTGAGAATAGTAAGCTGGAGAGCGAGATTCAAACGCTCACGATCAAAGTGAAGCATCTTGATGAATTAGTGGCGGCAAACAAGCAGCTCGAAATTGAGTTGGCCAAGAAGAAAGAACGACTCCCGCCGGAAGAAGAAGCCATCATGCTGCTGAAACAGGTGTCTGACCTGGGAGTCCGACTGGGACTTGATATCAGGCTATGGAAACCGGGGGCGCCAACAGAAGATGCGTCGAAGCTCTTTGTCAAAATGCCGGTCAATGTTGAAGTAGCAGGTGTGTATCACACCGCCGCGCTGTTCTTTGATCGGATCAATCGACTACCACGGATCATTACCGTGTCGGGACTCAAGATTGGATCTCCAAAGGTAGAACAAGGGCGAATCGTATCGCAAACGACGTTTGATCTTGTGGCCTATGCTGCGCCACAAGAGAAGCCGGTTTCGGGAACGCCAGCAGCAGGGAATGTACCGAACATTGCTCAAGCCGGGAAGTAG
- a CDS encoding putative Type IV pilus assembly protein PilP, which translates to MQQRIMNEKKGWSSFLMVGLGMAWVLIIPFWTVDVQAEPFPLPGQIAPMRQEAIKIPPVPDIPRTAPSAMELPSLGEGAQLVPQLPLTDGVTGVGYDPSGRRDPFAPIVQELQPGKIDTTLPPLQRVTLTELNLIAIVWGAYGYTAMVQTPEGHGYTVRRGTRIGQNSGVVSAITERGIIVQERFTDVYGKKQEREYVKLLHPKEGSE; encoded by the coding sequence ATGCAGCAACGGATTATGAATGAGAAGAAGGGCTGGAGCTCTTTCCTGATGGTTGGTCTTGGCATGGCATGGGTGTTAATCATCCCGTTCTGGACCGTAGATGTTCAAGCTGAGCCTTTCCCTCTACCTGGACAAATAGCGCCCATGAGGCAAGAGGCTATTAAAATCCCCCCCGTTCCGGATATTCCTCGGACGGCGCCGTCTGCCATGGAACTGCCATCCCTGGGTGAAGGTGCACAGCTGGTTCCCCAGCTGCCATTGACAGACGGTGTGACTGGTGTCGGATATGATCCTTCGGGTCGTCGAGATCCATTTGCTCCCATTGTCCAAGAACTTCAACCAGGAAAGATCGATACCACCCTTCCACCATTGCAACGTGTGACGCTGACCGAGCTCAACCTTATTGCCATTGTGTGGGGAGCATACGGCTACACCGCGATGGTTCAAACTCCAGAAGGTCATGGGTATACCGTGCGTCGAGGAACAAGGATCGGGCAGAATAGTGGAGTGGTCAGCGCAATTACCGAACGTGGCATTATCGTTCAGGAGCGGTTCACGGATGTCTATGGCAAGAAGCAGGAGCGAGAGTACGTCAAGCTCCTTCATCCCAAAGAGGGCTCAGAATGA
- a CDS encoding putative Type IV pili biogenesis protein PilQ yields the protein MKPIISRADSFMTTRCFIRAWGLVFFALTVCAETRALADKTEAVKQIDMTRAGASQMRLLAQTVTAIEVRPEADLVTVVIAGDGQLFPETNFLDESRLVIDIPAVSSTLRRSVIRADHYLLKKIRVGHHADKIRLVFDVPERPIYSLAREANKVLITLKPSEPRVLSAMETRVINRDQSVSMLPLSRKPKFEAREHVARKAARIVRPAQSQFKIQRAQMTEDSTSAEKEERSDDLVIGKTRFVGRRISLDFQQADITNILRLIAEVSGFNIVVGEGVKSKVTMKMVNVPWDQALDMLLKMNGLGMFRQGSIVWVDSLANLSKQQDEEARARDSKTKAEPVIDRVFYIRHIPAQELMQSLRQNMSPRGRMQFNNGSNALVVQDTESQLTVIKQLVEGLDLEVPQVQIEARIVQADTVYARGMGIQWGFKTSQFNPSDFHLIGNPTGGFAQAGGTGATTIERTFLVNLPAQVGGLPAVPGIGWTFGKLADGFALDMRLSAGELLGLSKVIAAPKITTLDKREAKISQGESIPFQTTSLQGTQTTFVDANLELNVTPQITSRDPREEYKRIMLRVRATRNAVGARSNPAGPSIDRREATTQVIVRDGETMVIGGVFVDTQSNNVQGVPYLSRMPVLGWLFKNKSESVGKQELLIFLTPSIVKT from the coding sequence ATGAAACCAATAATCTCTCGCGCAGATAGTTTTATGACGACTAGATGCTTCATCAGGGCCTGGGGGCTCGTCTTCTTCGCTCTCACCGTATGTGCGGAGACGCGAGCTCTTGCTGACAAGACCGAGGCGGTAAAGCAAATCGACATGACACGAGCTGGAGCATCTCAGATGCGATTGCTCGCTCAAACTGTGACCGCTATTGAGGTTCGCCCCGAAGCAGATCTGGTGACCGTTGTGATCGCCGGCGATGGTCAACTATTTCCTGAGACTAACTTCTTGGACGAATCCCGCTTGGTCATCGATATCCCAGCTGTGTCCTCCACCCTCAGACGTTCCGTAATCCGGGCCGACCACTATTTACTTAAGAAGATTAGAGTGGGGCACCACGCTGATAAGATTCGGCTGGTATTCGATGTTCCAGAACGGCCTATCTATTCGCTAGCCCGAGAAGCCAACAAGGTATTGATTACACTGAAACCGAGTGAACCAAGAGTCCTTTCTGCGATGGAGACGCGAGTTATTAATAGGGATCAGAGTGTGTCCATGCTTCCTCTCTCGCGAAAACCGAAGTTTGAAGCGAGAGAGCACGTGGCCAGAAAGGCGGCACGAATTGTCAGGCCTGCGCAGTCTCAATTCAAGATACAGCGAGCTCAGATGACGGAAGACAGTACTTCAGCAGAGAAGGAGGAGCGATCCGATGACCTTGTCATTGGGAAAACGCGGTTTGTCGGTCGGCGCATCTCGCTCGACTTCCAGCAAGCGGACATCACCAATATTCTTCGATTGATCGCCGAAGTCAGTGGTTTCAACATCGTTGTTGGAGAGGGCGTGAAGTCGAAGGTGACGATGAAGATGGTCAATGTGCCATGGGACCAGGCATTGGATATGCTCTTAAAAATGAATGGCCTCGGCATGTTTCGTCAGGGGAGCATTGTCTGGGTCGATTCGTTGGCAAATCTTTCCAAACAGCAGGACGAAGAGGCACGGGCCAGAGATTCCAAGACGAAGGCTGAACCGGTGATCGACCGTGTCTTCTACATCAGGCATATCCCGGCGCAGGAGCTGATGCAATCGCTCAGACAGAACATGAGCCCACGCGGCCGGATGCAATTTAATAATGGAAGTAACGCGTTGGTTGTGCAGGATACGGAATCGCAGTTGACCGTGATTAAGCAGCTTGTCGAAGGGCTCGACCTAGAAGTTCCTCAGGTTCAGATTGAAGCGCGCATCGTACAGGCTGATACAGTCTATGCCCGCGGGATGGGGATTCAATGGGGGTTTAAGACCTCACAGTTTAATCCGAGCGATTTTCATTTGATTGGAAACCCGACCGGAGGGTTTGCCCAAGCTGGCGGAACTGGAGCCACGACGATTGAGAGAACCTTCTTGGTGAATTTGCCTGCTCAGGTTGGAGGCCTGCCAGCTGTACCAGGCATCGGCTGGACCTTTGGAAAGCTGGCCGATGGATTTGCCTTGGACATGAGGCTATCAGCCGGTGAATTGCTAGGCTTGAGCAAGGTGATCGCCGCGCCCAAGATTACCACGTTGGACAAACGTGAAGCAAAGATCTCTCAAGGCGAATCAATTCCATTTCAAACGACATCGTTGCAGGGTACGCAAACAACATTCGTCGATGCGAACCTGGAGTTGAATGTCACGCCACAGATTACCTCACGTGATCCTAGGGAAGAGTATAAAAGAATCATGCTACGTGTGCGGGCGACTCGCAATGCCGTCGGCGCACGGAGTAACCCAGCTGGGCCTAGTATCGATCGACGAGAAGCGACGACCCAAGTGATCGTGAGAGATGGAGAAACCATGGTAATCGGCGGAGTCTTTGTCGATACGCAATCCAACAACGTGCAGGGCGTTCCGTATCTTTCTCGCATGCCCGTCCTCGGTTGGCTGTTCAAGAACAAGTCTGAATCAGTCGGCAAACAAGAGCTGCTGATTTTCCTCACGCCCAGCATCGTCAAGACCTAG
- a CDS encoding 3-dehydroquinate synthase: MTPIFTIPVSLAERSYEITIRAGLLGKLGSELKHHAVEGKVAVVTDRRVARHYLKKVIETIKRHGIEPVPIILAPGERFKTLKTVEFVLGVLARHRFERSSVLLALGGGVVGDVAGFAASIYQRGMSYIQVPTTLVAQVDSSVGGKTGVDHRLGKNLIGSFFQPRAVLIDPLVLRTLPTREWVAGLAEVIKYGIIADASFFSYLQRYMPDLLNQVPKVVSTVVKRSCEIKAEVVSADERESDRRRILNYGHTIGHALEALGGYQSLVHGEAVGIGLVQEADLACFQGWCSHEVVEGIRRIVKAAGLKDTMPRWKPSKIWKVMLHDKKVSGGRVIGVWPTRLGEVHIASLEKQVFDRWYVASQSA; this comes from the coding sequence ATGACTCCGATCTTCACGATACCGGTGTCGCTAGCCGAACGAAGTTACGAAATTACGATCCGTGCGGGATTGTTGGGGAAGCTCGGGAGCGAGCTGAAGCACCATGCCGTTGAAGGAAAAGTCGCTGTCGTGACCGATCGACGAGTGGCGCGGCATTACCTAAAAAAAGTGATAGAAACAATCAAGAGGCACGGAATTGAGCCGGTTCCGATCATTCTGGCTCCGGGTGAACGTTTCAAAACATTGAAGACAGTGGAGTTCGTGCTCGGTGTCTTGGCACGTCATCGATTTGAACGCTCCTCTGTGCTGCTCGCGCTTGGAGGAGGAGTCGTCGGCGATGTCGCAGGGTTTGCAGCGTCGATCTACCAGCGCGGTATGTCCTATATCCAAGTGCCAACGACGCTTGTCGCTCAAGTAGATTCCAGTGTCGGAGGAAAGACAGGAGTCGACCATCGGCTGGGTAAGAACCTGATCGGATCATTTTTTCAACCGCGTGCTGTATTGATAGATCCATTGGTGCTCCGAACCTTGCCCACGCGTGAATGGGTTGCCGGCTTGGCTGAAGTGATTAAGTACGGCATCATCGCCGACGCGTCATTTTTTTCCTATCTGCAGCGGTACATGCCTGATCTTCTGAACCAAGTGCCCAAAGTTGTCTCGACGGTGGTGAAACGATCGTGCGAGATAAAAGCCGAGGTTGTTTCAGCTGATGAGCGCGAGTCCGATCGGAGACGAATTCTGAACTATGGCCATACTATTGGGCATGCGCTTGAAGCATTGGGCGGTTATCAATCACTGGTCCATGGAGAAGCGGTCGGAATCGGGTTGGTGCAGGAAGCTGATCTCGCCTGTTTTCAGGGGTGGTGTAGCCATGAAGTCGTTGAAGGAATTCGACGCATTGTGAAAGCTGCTGGGCTAAAAGACACAATGCCTCGGTGGAAACCTTCAAAAATATGGAAGGTGATGCTTCATGACAAAAAGGTTTCAGGGGGGCGGGTAATCGGAGTATGGCCCACGCGTCTTGGAGAGGTTCACATAGCCTCATTAGAGAAGCAGGTGTTCGATCGATGGTATGTTGCATCGCAGTCAGCATGA
- a CDS encoding Glutamine-dependent NAD(+) synthetase — protein sequence MRVLRIAMAQMNPTVGDLSGNVHRILEWIGEARKSQADLIAFPELAITGYLPEDLLFKRQFVNDNLRALKDIVRACRGLVAVVGYVARSGQAPSNVLQLSSDASGRPQRYNAAALIANCKMVGTCHKEYVPSDGDERRYFRSGQQHPLLVINGMMVGVSIGEDLWRSGESTRAQVAAGAEVMINLNASPFQIGKSRSRERFLRTWARKNGVIASVVNMIGGHDELVFDGNSLILDQSGQVIARGRAFKEELVIADVSLDAVRRRGGTSRRTSGLLKKPISTVDRLLVKLPTTKGNRAHIMSRVTGPLEEVEEIYQALVLAVKDYVRKNGFTRVVIGVSGGVDSALTTVIAADALGAPNVLGIFMPSPYTSHESEADARELAQNLGIELNVIPIALTFESYRQSLAPAFGERSTDLTEENLQARIRGNLLMAMSNKFGHLVLTTGNKSELSVGYSTLYGDMAGGFAVIKDVSKTMVYEVARFRNAQGPSPVIPTGTLDRPPTAELKPDQKDEDTLPPYRVLDPILQAYVEEDRSLDEIVAAGFDRATVARVVRMVDNSEFKRRQAPIGVKVTPRAFGKDRRMPITNGYPASKSSCS from the coding sequence ATGAGAGTCTTGCGAATCGCCATGGCACAGATGAACCCGACCGTCGGGGATCTGAGCGGGAATGTCCATCGTATCCTGGAATGGATCGGTGAGGCGCGAAAATCCCAAGCGGACTTGATTGCCTTTCCCGAACTTGCCATTACCGGCTATCTTCCTGAAGACCTTCTCTTCAAACGGCAGTTTGTGAACGATAACTTACGCGCGTTGAAGGACATTGTCCGAGCCTGTCGCGGTTTGGTTGCTGTAGTAGGGTATGTGGCACGAAGTGGTCAAGCCCCGTCAAATGTCTTGCAGCTGTCGAGTGACGCAAGCGGTCGGCCGCAGCGCTATAATGCCGCGGCGCTGATTGCCAATTGCAAAATGGTCGGAACCTGTCACAAAGAGTATGTGCCGAGCGATGGAGATGAACGCCGATATTTTCGATCCGGTCAACAGCATCCACTACTCGTGATCAATGGCATGATGGTTGGTGTATCTATCGGCGAAGACTTGTGGCGTTCAGGAGAGTCTACCCGAGCGCAAGTGGCGGCCGGGGCTGAAGTGATGATCAACCTCAATGCTTCTCCATTCCAGATCGGCAAAAGTCGTTCGCGAGAGCGGTTTCTGAGGACCTGGGCACGTAAGAACGGAGTTATTGCCTCCGTTGTGAATATGATCGGAGGCCATGATGAGCTGGTCTTCGATGGGAATAGCCTCATCCTCGATCAATCAGGCCAAGTGATTGCGCGTGGTCGTGCCTTCAAGGAGGAGTTGGTGATAGCTGATGTGAGTCTTGATGCCGTCCGACGCAGAGGTGGTACGAGCAGGCGGACATCGGGATTGCTGAAAAAACCCATTTCGACTGTCGATCGTCTTCTGGTGAAGCTTCCGACGACGAAGGGAAATCGGGCTCATATTATGTCCAGAGTGACTGGGCCTTTGGAGGAGGTTGAGGAAATCTATCAGGCCCTGGTTCTTGCGGTGAAAGATTATGTCCGGAAGAATGGGTTCACCCGCGTGGTGATTGGGGTGAGCGGGGGAGTCGATTCCGCATTGACGACAGTGATTGCCGCGGATGCACTTGGGGCACCGAATGTACTCGGGATTTTCATGCCGTCTCCCTATACGTCTCATGAAAGCGAAGCAGATGCGAGGGAGCTTGCACAGAACCTCGGCATTGAGTTAAACGTCATCCCGATTGCCCTAACATTCGAGTCCTATCGACAGTCGCTGGCTCCGGCCTTCGGTGAGCGCTCGACGGATCTGACGGAGGAGAACCTTCAGGCGCGCATTCGGGGGAATCTCCTTATGGCGATGTCCAATAAGTTTGGACATCTGGTGTTGACCACCGGGAATAAGAGCGAGCTGAGTGTGGGGTACTCCACCTTGTACGGCGATATGGCTGGTGGGTTTGCCGTCATCAAGGATGTGTCGAAGACGATGGTGTATGAGGTGGCAAGGTTCCGCAATGCTCAAGGCCCATCTCCAGTCATTCCAACGGGTACGTTGGACCGACCGCCGACCGCTGAACTCAAACCCGATCAAAAAGACGAAGATACATTGCCGCCGTACAGGGTTCTCGACCCTATCCTTCAGGCCTATGTGGAAGAAGACCGTTCATTGGACGAGATTGTCGCGGCAGGGTTCGATCGAGCGACCGTCGCTCGTGTGGTGCGGATGGTCGATAACAGTGAGTTTAAGCGCCGTCAGGCACCCATCGGTGTCAAGGTCACTCCTCGTGCCTTTGGGAAAGATCGTCGGATGCCGATCACGAACGGGTACCCAGCATCGAAGAGTAGCTGTTCGTGA
- a CDS encoding nitrogen assimilation regulatory protein for GlnL, GlnE, and AmtB: protein MKLVEAVVKPFKLEEIKDALLEIGVHGMTVSEVKGFGRQKGHKETYRGQEYTIEFVPKVKIEVAVTDAQVPRVVEAITRTAKTGSIGDGKIFIRELSEVVRIRTGETGETAL, encoded by the coding sequence ATGAAGCTCGTTGAGGCCGTCGTCAAACCGTTCAAACTAGAAGAAATCAAGGATGCCCTCCTGGAAATCGGTGTGCACGGCATGACGGTATCGGAAGTGAAAGGATTTGGACGTCAGAAAGGCCACAAGGAGACCTATCGCGGACAAGAGTATACGATCGAATTTGTTCCCAAAGTCAAAATCGAAGTCGCGGTGACTGACGCACAGGTCCCTCGAGTGGTCGAGGCTATCACCCGGACGGCGAAGACCGGGAGTATTGGGGATGGGAAAATATTCATTCGAGAATTGAGCGAGGTCGTGCGGATTCGGACGGGGGAAACTGGAGAAACGGCGCTGTGA